In a genomic window of uncultured Flavobacterium sp.:
- a CDS encoding Rrf2 family transcriptional regulator, which translates to MPTLGKNVEYAIHSLVYLIDNPEDSTITVRDLANFQNISETYLAKAFTKLKKAGIVKSNIGVKGGYKLARSSTEITFLDIVLAVEGEISFFECHKIRDNCVLLDKSELPWKKDSYCAIHLVMIETENKIKDSLREKNLQWVHDMIRKQYGQKMIDKTQDWFQSNVFSTK; encoded by the coding sequence ATGCCAACTTTAGGAAAAAATGTAGAATATGCGATACATTCGTTAGTGTATTTAATAGATAATCCTGAAGACAGCACAATTACGGTGCGTGATTTGGCGAATTTTCAAAATATATCCGAAACTTATCTCGCCAAAGCTTTTACCAAACTGAAAAAAGCGGGAATAGTGAAATCAAATATTGGTGTGAAAGGCGGTTACAAACTGGCACGTTCTTCTACTGAAATCACATTTTTAGATATCGTTCTTGCTGTAGAAGGAGAAATTTCGTTTTTTGAATGCCACAAAATCAGAGACAATTGTGTATTGCTGGATAAGTCAGAACTTCCTTGGAAAAAAGATAGCTATTGTGCAATACATCTTGTAATGATTGAGACTGAAAATAAAATCAAGGATTCTTTGAGAGAAAAAAATCTTCAATGGGTTCATGATATGATTCGAAAACAGTACGGACAGAAAATGATTGATAAAACGCAAGATTGGTTTCAGTCGAATGTTTTTAGTACAAAGTAA
- a CDS encoding nucleoid-associated protein encodes MINLFNTHIETLAIHRVGNKSRNEAIFLSEQPFNLNDEIVPLIKEYFFKPFREKEENYYQFAHEVDLDYNDMFKYATEIFNNPGNLQEVSKRITTHLFEQSNHPHIKNGEVYVTYLTNLSIDNNVVDAIGIFKSELQADFLQFEEKNSNLEMILQQGINLSKLDKGCLIFNYKKEEGYKILTVDSNRYDARYWLEHFLSVDAFEDENFITKKYLKFCQNFAKDVVLPAEDKKEEVMFMNRSVNYFAKNDQFEEQNFLNEVLDNPDLIPEFKNYKVDKGEKYSIEDVTSFPIANAAVSDARKSIKNVINLDTHIQIKMDFINPESAEKFVEKGWDEEKQMYYYLVYFNKEEKS; translated from the coding sequence ATGATCAACTTATTCAACACCCACATCGAGACGCTTGCGATACACCGCGTAGGAAACAAGAGCAGAAACGAAGCGATTTTTTTATCGGAACAACCTTTTAATCTAAATGATGAAATTGTGCCTTTGATAAAAGAATACTTTTTTAAGCCTTTTAGAGAGAAAGAAGAAAACTATTATCAGTTTGCGCACGAAGTCGATTTGGATTATAACGACATGTTTAAGTATGCTACTGAGATTTTTAATAATCCTGGGAACTTACAGGAGGTTTCAAAAAGAATCACTACGCATTTATTCGAGCAATCAAATCATCCGCACATTAAAAACGGAGAGGTTTATGTAACTTATCTAACAAATCTAAGTATTGACAATAATGTTGTTGACGCTATCGGAATTTTTAAAAGTGAATTACAAGCCGACTTTTTACAATTTGAAGAAAAAAACAGTAACCTCGAAATGATCTTGCAACAAGGTATCAACTTAAGCAAATTAGATAAAGGTTGTTTGATTTTTAATTATAAAAAAGAAGAAGGATACAAAATTCTAACTGTAGACAGTAACCGTTATGACGCGCGTTATTGGTTAGAGCACTTTTTATCAGTTGATGCTTTTGAAGATGAAAACTTCATCACTAAAAAATACTTGAAATTCTGTCAAAACTTCGCGAAAGATGTTGTTTTACCAGCAGAAGACAAAAAAGAAGAAGTAATGTTCATGAACCGTTCAGTGAATTATTTCGCTAAGAACGACCAGTTTGAAGAGCAAAATTTCTTAAATGAAGTATTAGACAATCCGGACTTAATTCCTGAATTCAAAAACTATAAAGTTGATAAAGGAGAAAAATACAGCATCGAAGATGTAACCTCATTCCCTATTGCAAACGCAGCAGTTTCTGACGCAAGAAAATCGATTAAAAACGTTATTAATCTAGATACTCATATTCAGATTAAAATGGATTTTATCAACCCTGAAAGTGCAGAAAAATTTGTTGAAAAAGGCTGGGATGAAGAAAAACAAATGTATTACTACTTAGTTTACTTCAATAAAGAAGAAAAAAGCTAA
- a CDS encoding FAD-dependent oxidoreductase, translating to MKKQLLIIGGGFAGFWSALSAIRQSRELQKEDELEVTLVNMDEYLTIRPRLYEVSLEGLRVELKKYFKPLNIKFIIGKAEIINPEQNLVTVATNSGALSLSYDYLILSSGSVLKAINIPGIENTFNVDTFNGAQRLEDHLSQLASKNFEDDGATTFVIAGSGLTGLEVVTVIKEKALKILGEHGQDPIDFKVVLIEKAEKVGNYYSTEAQDYVIKTLESKDVTIVTGVSLAGVTSKGATLSDGTFIPSQTIISTVGLVASSLCNFFKGEKDKLGRLHVNKYLQLEAYDNVIAAGDVANIPTDDKGNSSLMACQFSMFLGKWAGHNAVNSLFSQPLKPYNYTDYVTCVDLGQEDGMLTTGWERALAFSGIEGKNIKMEVTTKLIYPADDVDTALTDSYPEVPNVSQNAV from the coding sequence ATGAAAAAACAATTATTAATTATCGGCGGAGGTTTCGCAGGTTTTTGGAGTGCTTTGAGCGCTATTAGACAAAGTCGTGAATTACAAAAAGAAGATGAACTTGAGGTGACTTTGGTGAATATGGATGAATATCTAACGATCCGTCCAAGATTATATGAAGTTTCATTAGAAGGCTTGAGAGTTGAGCTAAAAAAATATTTCAAACCATTGAATATTAAATTCATCATTGGTAAAGCAGAAATTATCAATCCGGAACAAAATCTGGTAACGGTTGCGACCAATAGTGGAGCATTAAGTTTGAGCTATGATTATCTAATTTTATCTTCGGGAAGTGTTTTAAAAGCAATAAACATTCCCGGAATCGAAAACACTTTTAATGTAGACACATTCAATGGCGCTCAAAGACTTGAAGATCATTTATCGCAATTGGCAAGTAAAAATTTTGAGGACGATGGCGCTACAACTTTTGTCATTGCAGGAAGCGGATTAACAGGACTTGAGGTTGTTACTGTTATTAAAGAAAAAGCCTTGAAAATATTAGGCGAACATGGTCAAGATCCGATTGATTTTAAAGTAGTTCTTATCGAAAAAGCTGAAAAAGTAGGCAATTATTATTCAACTGAAGCACAGGATTACGTTATAAAAACTTTAGAATCAAAAGATGTTACTATTGTAACGGGCGTTTCGCTGGCTGGCGTAACTTCCAAAGGTGCAACCTTAAGTGATGGAACATTTATTCCTTCGCAAACAATTATTTCAACTGTTGGATTAGTTGCAAGTTCGCTTTGCAATTTCTTTAAAGGCGAAAAAGATAAACTGGGACGTCTTCATGTAAATAAATATCTTCAGCTTGAAGCGTATGACAATGTAATCGCAGCCGGAGATGTCGCAAATATTCCTACTGACGATAAAGGCAATAGTTCGCTTATGGCTTGCCAGTTCTCAATGTTCCTAGGAAAATGGGCTGGACATAATGCTGTTAACAGCTTATTTTCACAACCTTTAAAACCTTACAATTATACAGATTATGTAACCTGCGTAGATTTAGGTCAGGAAGATGGTATGCTAACAACCGGATGGGAACGCGCATTAGCTTTTAGTGGAATTGAAGGAAAGAATATAAAAATGGAGGTTACTACAAAACTAATCTATCCTGCAGATGACGTTGATACTGCACTAACAGATTCTTATCCAGAAGTTCCAAATGTTAGCCAAAACGCTGTTTAA
- a CDS encoding TetR/AcrR family transcriptional regulator: protein MARTKEFNEDQALDKAIEIFWHKGYNGTSAQDLVTHLGLSRSSLYDTFGDKQKLFAQSLQRYQKNAQDQIVKLFDESENIKETLRDIFKQAVIESLEDRITKGCFMVNSSVELAMHDEEIAKIVKSNSQIMEGVFTKAVQKGQDLGQISKAIDARVLARFIFNNYSGIRVLARTGERDKQVYDDIVKAMFSVL from the coding sequence ATGGCTAGAACAAAAGAATTTAATGAAGATCAGGCTTTGGATAAAGCGATCGAAATTTTTTGGCACAAAGGTTACAACGGAACTTCGGCTCAGGATTTAGTAACACATTTAGGTTTGAGTCGTTCTAGTTTGTATGACACTTTTGGCGATAAGCAGAAACTTTTTGCGCAGTCTTTACAACGTTATCAGAAAAATGCTCAAGATCAAATCGTAAAACTTTTCGATGAATCGGAAAATATAAAAGAGACTTTACGTGATATTTTTAAACAAGCTGTTATAGAAAGTCTTGAAGACCGAATTACAAAAGGATGTTTTATGGTAAATTCTTCTGTAGAATTGGCGATGCATGATGAAGAAATTGCCAAAATTGTAAAAAGCAACAGCCAGATAATGGAAGGAGTTTTTACAAAGGCAGTACAGAAAGGGCAGGATCTAGGTCAGATTTCCAAAGCTATTGATGCCAGAGTTTTAGCAAGATTTATTTTTAATAATTACTCCGGAATCAGAGTTTTAGCAAGAACCGGCGAAAGAGATAAACAAGTCTACGATGATATCGTAAAAGCAATGTTTTCTGTACTCTGA